A region of Bombus huntii isolate Logan2020A chromosome 15, iyBomHunt1.1, whole genome shotgun sequence DNA encodes the following proteins:
- the LOC126874040 gene encoding myocyte-specific enhancer factor 2 isoform X1 — MGRKKIQISRITDERNRQVTFNKRKFGVMKKAYELSVLCDCEIALIIFSSSNKLYQYASTDMDKVLLKYTEYNEPHESLTNKNIIEALNKKEHKGAMSPESPEPDAIEYNLTPRTEAKYTKIDEEFQLMMQRHQHNGTRAMGQSNYTLPVSVPVNSYGESLLGSSPQMAHTSISPRPSSSETDSVYPPGGMLEMSNGYPPSASPLGGSPSPGPSPALGVGGGSANKGSNPSRHSPQPPPPPPPPHPHRTNLRVVIPTPLTQPLSEDTSYDSGHAQSTLNTPVVALQTPSVPAGYSSFGPTDYSSDLGSLAWSHQRYVDDLSMYSAATMSSISGLPHLAVSSSTPPPATSPLPVKIKSEPISPPRDPHGGNSGSNSGPSNTSNLHHTTLNVGPSSSTGAPPPHHVPHPGPQSLNLVSSRPSSNPPPSHSGSITPTNLPSPGSGTVADIRTSHSNAGGNGGNNSDYENGPLMKRSRITEGWAT, encoded by the exons ATGGGTCGGAAGAAGATTCAAATTTCGCGCATCACGGACGAACGGAATCGTCAG GTGACATTCAACAAAAGGAAGTTTGGGGTAATGAAGAAGGCATATGAGCTGTCGGTACTATGCGACTGCGAGATCGCTCTGATTATCTTCAGTTCGAGTAACAAGCTGTATCAGTATGCGAGCACCGACATGGACAAGGTTCTTCTCAAGTACACCGAGTACAACGAACCCCATGAGTCCCTCACCAACAAGAATATCATCGAG GCACTCAACAAGAAGGAACATAAGGGCGCCATGTCCCCGGAAAGTCCGGAGCCTGACGCGATCGAGTACAATCTCACTCCGCGCACCGAAGCCAAATACACGAAGATCGACGAGGAGTTCCAACTGATGATGCAGAGGCACCAACATAACGGCACTCGG GCAATGGGACAATCTAATTACACTCTACCTGTATCCGTACCAGTAAATAGTTATGGCGAATCTCTACTTGGATCTAGTCCCCAAATGGCGCATACCAGCATTTCTCCAAGACCGTCGTCTTCTGAAACAGATTCAG TATATCCACCAGGAGGGATGTTGGAAATGAGTAATGGTTACCCACCATCGGCATCACCACTAGGAGGTTCACCTAGTCCAGGACCTTCGCCGGCACTAGGAGTCGGAGGAGGCAGTGCAAACAAAGGCAGTAATCCGTCTAGGCATTCACCACAACCTCCGCCTCCTCCACCGCCGCCTCATCCTCACAGGACTAATCTTCGAGTAGTTATTCCAACACCCCTTACGCAACCTCTCTCCGAAGACACTAGTTACGAT AGTGGCCATGCACAATCCACATTGAACACACCAGTAGTAGCACTACAAACACCATCAGTTCCAGCTGGATATTCTAGTTTTGGACCAACGGATTATTCCTCAGACTTAGGAAGCTTAGCATGGTCTCATCAGAGGTACGTTGATGACTTATCAATGTATTCGGCAGCCACCATGTCCAGCATCAG TGGTCTTCCCCATCTGGCAGTGTCGAGCAGTACACCGCCACCGGCCACGTCGCCATTACCAGTGAAGATAAAAAGTGAACCGATTAGTCCACCTAGAGATCCTCACGGTGGCAACAGTGGCTCGAACAGCGGGCCGAGTAATACCAGCAATCTTCATCACACGACTCTGAACGTGGGACCTTCGTCCAGTACCGGTGCACCACCTCCACATCATGTACCTCATCCGGGGCCACAATCGTTGAATCTTGTGTCGAGCAGACCGAGCAGTAATCCACCGCCATCTCACTCCGGTAGTATAACGCCGACGAACCTTCCGTCACCTGGAAGCGGCACAGTGGCAGATATTCGAACGAGTCACTCGAACGCCGGGGGAAACGGTGGGAATAACTCAGACTATGAGAATGGACCGCTGATGAAGCGTTCCAGGATCACTGAGGGCTGGGCGACTTAA
- the LOC126874040 gene encoding myocyte-specific enhancer factor 2 isoform X3, whose translation MGRKKIQISRITDERNRQVTFNKRKFGVMKKAYELSVLCDCEIALIIFSSSNKLYQYASTDMDKVLLKYTEYNEPHESLTNKNIIEALNKKEHKGAMSPESPEPDAIEYNLTPRTEAKYTKIDEEFQLMMQRHQHNGTRAMGQSNYTLPVSVPVNSYGESLLGSSPQMAHTSISPRPSSSETDSVYPPGGMLEMSNGYPPSASPLGGSPSPGPSPALGVGGGSANKGSNPSRHSPQPPPPPPPPHPHRTNLRVVIPTPLTQPLSEDTSYDSGHAQSTLNTPVVALQTPSVPAGYSSFGPTDYSSDLGSLAWSHQSGLPHLAVSSSTPPPATSPLPVKIKSEPISPPRDPHGGNSGSNSGPSNTSNLHHTTLNVGPSSSTGAPPPHHVPHPGPQSLNLVSSRPSSNPPPSHSGSITPTNLPSPGSGTVADIRTSHSNAGGNGGNNSDYENGPLMKRSRITEGWAT comes from the exons ATGGGTCGGAAGAAGATTCAAATTTCGCGCATCACGGACGAACGGAATCGTCAG GTGACATTCAACAAAAGGAAGTTTGGGGTAATGAAGAAGGCATATGAGCTGTCGGTACTATGCGACTGCGAGATCGCTCTGATTATCTTCAGTTCGAGTAACAAGCTGTATCAGTATGCGAGCACCGACATGGACAAGGTTCTTCTCAAGTACACCGAGTACAACGAACCCCATGAGTCCCTCACCAACAAGAATATCATCGAG GCACTCAACAAGAAGGAACATAAGGGCGCCATGTCCCCGGAAAGTCCGGAGCCTGACGCGATCGAGTACAATCTCACTCCGCGCACCGAAGCCAAATACACGAAGATCGACGAGGAGTTCCAACTGATGATGCAGAGGCACCAACATAACGGCACTCGG GCAATGGGACAATCTAATTACACTCTACCTGTATCCGTACCAGTAAATAGTTATGGCGAATCTCTACTTGGATCTAGTCCCCAAATGGCGCATACCAGCATTTCTCCAAGACCGTCGTCTTCTGAAACAGATTCAG TATATCCACCAGGAGGGATGTTGGAAATGAGTAATGGTTACCCACCATCGGCATCACCACTAGGAGGTTCACCTAGTCCAGGACCTTCGCCGGCACTAGGAGTCGGAGGAGGCAGTGCAAACAAAGGCAGTAATCCGTCTAGGCATTCACCACAACCTCCGCCTCCTCCACCGCCGCCTCATCCTCACAGGACTAATCTTCGAGTAGTTATTCCAACACCCCTTACGCAACCTCTCTCCGAAGACACTAGTTACGAT AGTGGCCATGCACAATCCACATTGAACACACCAGTAGTAGCACTACAAACACCATCAGTTCCAGCTGGATATTCTAGTTTTGGACCAACGGATTATTCCTCAGACTTAGGAAGCTTAGCATGGTCTCATCAGAG TGGTCTTCCCCATCTGGCAGTGTCGAGCAGTACACCGCCACCGGCCACGTCGCCATTACCAGTGAAGATAAAAAGTGAACCGATTAGTCCACCTAGAGATCCTCACGGTGGCAACAGTGGCTCGAACAGCGGGCCGAGTAATACCAGCAATCTTCATCACACGACTCTGAACGTGGGACCTTCGTCCAGTACCGGTGCACCACCTCCACATCATGTACCTCATCCGGGGCCACAATCGTTGAATCTTGTGTCGAGCAGACCGAGCAGTAATCCACCGCCATCTCACTCCGGTAGTATAACGCCGACGAACCTTCCGTCACCTGGAAGCGGCACAGTGGCAGATATTCGAACGAGTCACTCGAACGCCGGGGGAAACGGTGGGAATAACTCAGACTATGAGAATGGACCGCTGATGAAGCGTTCCAGGATCACTGAGGGCTGGGCGACTTAA
- the LOC126874040 gene encoding myocyte-specific enhancer factor 2 isoform X2, translating into MGRKKIQISRITDERNRQVTFNKRKFGVMKKAYELSVLCDCEIALIIFSSSNKLYQYASTDMDKVLLKYTEYNEPHESLTNKNIIEKEHKGAMSPESPEPDAIEYNLTPRTEAKYTKIDEEFQLMMQRHQHNGTRAMGQSNYTLPVSVPVNSYGESLLGSSPQMAHTSISPRPSSSETDSVYPPGGMLEMSNGYPPSASPLGGSPSPGPSPALGVGGGSANKGSNPSRHSPQPPPPPPPPHPHRTNLRVVIPTPLTQPLSEDTSYDSGHAQSTLNTPVVALQTPSVPAGYSSFGPTDYSSDLGSLAWSHQRYVDDLSMYSAATMSSISGLPHLAVSSSTPPPATSPLPVKIKSEPISPPRDPHGGNSGSNSGPSNTSNLHHTTLNVGPSSSTGAPPPHHVPHPGPQSLNLVSSRPSSNPPPSHSGSITPTNLPSPGSGTVADIRTSHSNAGGNGGNNSDYENGPLMKRSRITEGWAT; encoded by the exons ATGGGTCGGAAGAAGATTCAAATTTCGCGCATCACGGACGAACGGAATCGTCAG GTGACATTCAACAAAAGGAAGTTTGGGGTAATGAAGAAGGCATATGAGCTGTCGGTACTATGCGACTGCGAGATCGCTCTGATTATCTTCAGTTCGAGTAACAAGCTGTATCAGTATGCGAGCACCGACATGGACAAGGTTCTTCTCAAGTACACCGAGTACAACGAACCCCATGAGTCCCTCACCAACAAGAATATCATCGAG AAGGAACATAAGGGCGCCATGTCCCCGGAAAGTCCGGAGCCTGACGCGATCGAGTACAATCTCACTCCGCGCACCGAAGCCAAATACACGAAGATCGACGAGGAGTTCCAACTGATGATGCAGAGGCACCAACATAACGGCACTCGG GCAATGGGACAATCTAATTACACTCTACCTGTATCCGTACCAGTAAATAGTTATGGCGAATCTCTACTTGGATCTAGTCCCCAAATGGCGCATACCAGCATTTCTCCAAGACCGTCGTCTTCTGAAACAGATTCAG TATATCCACCAGGAGGGATGTTGGAAATGAGTAATGGTTACCCACCATCGGCATCACCACTAGGAGGTTCACCTAGTCCAGGACCTTCGCCGGCACTAGGAGTCGGAGGAGGCAGTGCAAACAAAGGCAGTAATCCGTCTAGGCATTCACCACAACCTCCGCCTCCTCCACCGCCGCCTCATCCTCACAGGACTAATCTTCGAGTAGTTATTCCAACACCCCTTACGCAACCTCTCTCCGAAGACACTAGTTACGAT AGTGGCCATGCACAATCCACATTGAACACACCAGTAGTAGCACTACAAACACCATCAGTTCCAGCTGGATATTCTAGTTTTGGACCAACGGATTATTCCTCAGACTTAGGAAGCTTAGCATGGTCTCATCAGAGGTACGTTGATGACTTATCAATGTATTCGGCAGCCACCATGTCCAGCATCAG TGGTCTTCCCCATCTGGCAGTGTCGAGCAGTACACCGCCACCGGCCACGTCGCCATTACCAGTGAAGATAAAAAGTGAACCGATTAGTCCACCTAGAGATCCTCACGGTGGCAACAGTGGCTCGAACAGCGGGCCGAGTAATACCAGCAATCTTCATCACACGACTCTGAACGTGGGACCTTCGTCCAGTACCGGTGCACCACCTCCACATCATGTACCTCATCCGGGGCCACAATCGTTGAATCTTGTGTCGAGCAGACCGAGCAGTAATCCACCGCCATCTCACTCCGGTAGTATAACGCCGACGAACCTTCCGTCACCTGGAAGCGGCACAGTGGCAGATATTCGAACGAGTCACTCGAACGCCGGGGGAAACGGTGGGAATAACTCAGACTATGAGAATGGACCGCTGATGAAGCGTTCCAGGATCACTGAGGGCTGGGCGACTTAA